A single genomic interval of Devosia oryziradicis harbors:
- a CDS encoding dienelactone hydrolase family protein — MTTILLFHHVQGLTPGVAAIADTFRAAGHTVHVPDLLDGKTFGSIPEGIAYVKTIGFGEVIARGKAAADAVAGPIVVIGMSLGVLPAQAIAQTRGDVCGVVLLHGAVDVTEFSPVWPKQVPVQVHAMDADPEFVDSGDTDAAMELVGQSDNGDLFLYPGNGHLFTDNSVADYDAEQAALVMSRVLAFLDEV, encoded by the coding sequence ATGACCACCATCCTCCTCTTCCACCACGTGCAAGGCCTCACCCCTGGCGTAGCCGCCATTGCCGACACGTTCCGTGCCGCTGGCCACACGGTCCATGTTCCCGACCTGCTCGATGGCAAGACCTTCGGCTCCATCCCCGAGGGCATCGCCTATGTGAAGACCATCGGCTTTGGCGAGGTTATCGCGCGCGGCAAGGCGGCGGCGGACGCGGTGGCTGGCCCGATCGTGGTCATCGGCATGTCGCTCGGCGTGTTGCCGGCGCAGGCGATTGCGCAGACGCGGGGTGATGTGTGCGGGGTGGTGCTGCTGCATGGTGCGGTTGATGTGACCGAGTTTTCGCCAGTTTGGCCAAAGCAGGTGCCGGTGCAGGTCCATGCCATGGATGCCGATCCGGAATTCGTCGATAGCGGCGATACCGATGCGGCCATGGAACTGGTCGGCCAGTCCGACAATGGCGACCTGTTCCTCTATCCCGGCAATGGGCACCTCTTCACCGACAATTCGGTCGCCGATTACGACGCCGAACAGGCGGCTTTGGTGATGAGCCGCGTGCTGGCGTTTCTCGACGAGGTGTGA
- a CDS encoding MarR family winged helix-turn-helix transcriptional regulator: MTLIRETSAGYMTNWAARLFARELERQLAPTGIAPAYMPVLFALADGSTLTQKELARRAAVEQPTMAATLNRMERDAMIDRHPDPGDKRSALVSLTPLALGKVETVERVVSAINTLALEQLTPAERSQFLSLLARIIGVLEAQDATLGD; this comes from the coding sequence ATGACGCTGATTCGCGAGACCTCAGCCGGCTACATGACCAACTGGGCTGCCCGCCTGTTTGCCCGCGAGCTGGAGCGGCAGCTGGCGCCCACGGGCATCGCCCCCGCCTATATGCCCGTGCTGTTCGCCCTGGCCGATGGCAGCACGCTGACACAAAAGGAACTCGCTCGCCGCGCCGCCGTCGAGCAGCCCACCATGGCGGCCACGCTCAACCGCATGGAACGCGACGCCATGATAGACCGCCATCCCGACCCCGGGGATAAGCGCAGCGCCCTGGTCTCCTTGACCCCGCTGGCTTTGGGCAAGGTGGAAACGGTGGAGCGGGTGGTGAGCGCCATCAACACGCTGGCGCTCGAGCAGCTGACGCCGGCCGAACGCAGCCAGTTTCTCAGCCTCCTGGCACGCATCATCGGCGTGCTCGAAGCCCAGGATGCGACGCTGGGCGATTGA
- a CDS encoding cytochrome b, giving the protein MALKSSPTRYGAVAITIHWLTALAILLMLVSGLGAANTADAAIEFNLLRAHAIMGTLVGILTLLRIIWWLFLDRRPADAAGLSRGQARAAHIVHYGLYAVILVMVSSGIGTVVLSGAAAQLTGAAALPLPDFAAVPPFTVHGLLARLLMVLLVGHIGAALWHQFIKRDRLLARMGAGS; this is encoded by the coding sequence ATGGCGCTCAAGAGCAGTCCAACCCGCTACGGCGCAGTCGCCATAACCATCCATTGGCTGACCGCCCTTGCCATCCTGCTGATGCTGGTCAGCGGCCTGGGCGCCGCCAACACGGCCGATGCCGCCATCGAGTTCAACCTGCTGCGGGCGCATGCCATCATGGGCACGCTGGTGGGTATACTGACGCTGCTGCGCATCATCTGGTGGCTGTTCCTCGACCGCAGGCCGGCTGATGCCGCGGGCCTGTCGCGCGGCCAGGCGAGGGCCGCCCATATCGTGCATTACGGCCTCTACGCGGTCATTCTGGTGATGGTGTCGAGCGGTATCGGCACGGTTGTGCTCAGCGGCGCAGCGGCGCAACTGACCGGGGCGGCCGCCCTGCCGCTGCCCGATTTTGCCGCGGTGCCGCCCTTCACCGTGCATGGCCTTCTCGCCCGCCTGCTGATGGTGCTGCTGGTCGGCCATATCGGGGCCGCCCTGTGGCACCAGTTCATCAAGCGCGACCGGCTGCTGGCGCGGATGGGGGCGGGATCATAG
- a CDS encoding tellurite resistance TerB family protein, producing MFEAITRLFNKPETALASNDPKLSVAVLLVHLAAVDGQMKDEERSAIKGALIDHYDMDEASVDKLIKEAALRDAEAVDFFRFTQSITQLDMEDRIEIIRMMWMVVFADKKNHELEDNMVWRIAELIGVSSRDRTILRNQVSKAEKA from the coding sequence ATGTTCGAGGCCATTACCCGCCTGTTCAACAAGCCGGAAACGGCGCTGGCCAGCAACGACCCCAAGCTGTCCGTCGCAGTCCTGCTCGTGCATCTGGCCGCTGTCGACGGGCAGATGAAGGACGAGGAGCGCAGCGCCATCAAGGGCGCCCTGATCGATCACTATGACATGGACGAAGCGTCCGTGGACAAGCTGATCAAGGAGGCCGCCCTGCGCGATGCCGAAGCGGTCGACTTCTTCCGCTTTACCCAATCCATCACCCAGCTCGACATGGAAGACCGCATCGAGATCATCCGCATGATGTGGATGGTGGTCTTTGCCGACAAGAAGAACCACGAGCTGGAAGACAACATGGTTTGGCGCATCGCCGAGCTGATCGGCGTCTCCTCGCGCGACCGCACGATCCTCCGCAACCAAGTCAGCAAGGCCGAAAAGGCTTGA
- a CDS encoding SMP-30/gluconolactonase/LRE family protein, with protein sequence MTEITQLMDGILLGECPRWHDGKLWFADWVGQKLHTIDAQGHPAVEASIASLPFSFDWLPDGRMLLVHAADNDLKVRQPDGSFTRFADLSALSPFGCNEITVHPAGHIYVNNINFEFPGGTFQPGFIALVGPDGSARKVADGLSFPNGMAILADGRTLVCAESFTGNLTAFDIAADGSLSGRRLWGNVGEYGNDGICADAEGAIWTSTGPTVLRMRDGGEVVEKFELDRMCFAVMLGGADGRTLYMVVNEWTGSVDVTRPTGRVFSTRVSVPHAGYP encoded by the coding sequence ATGACCGAAATAACCCAGCTGATGGATGGCATCCTGCTTGGCGAATGCCCGCGCTGGCACGACGGGAAGCTGTGGTTCGCCGACTGGGTGGGCCAGAAACTGCATACCATCGACGCCCAAGGCCATCCTGCAGTGGAAGCCTCTATCGCCTCGCTGCCCTTTTCTTTCGACTGGCTGCCCGATGGCCGCATGCTGCTGGTCCACGCCGCCGACAATGACCTCAAGGTCCGGCAGCCCGATGGCAGCTTCACCCGCTTCGCCGATCTGTCAGCTCTCTCGCCTTTTGGCTGCAACGAAATCACGGTGCATCCGGCCGGGCATATCTATGTCAACAACATCAATTTCGAGTTTCCCGGCGGCACGTTCCAGCCCGGCTTCATCGCCTTGGTGGGGCCCGATGGCAGCGCCCGCAAGGTGGCCGACGGCCTTTCCTTCCCCAATGGGATGGCGATCCTGGCCGATGGCAGGACCCTGGTCTGCGCCGAGAGCTTTACCGGCAATCTGACGGCCTTCGACATTGCCGCGGATGGCAGCCTCTCGGGCCGGCGGCTCTGGGGCAATGTGGGCGAATATGGCAATGACGGCATCTGCGCCGATGCCGAAGGCGCCATCTGGACGTCCACCGGCCCAACGGTATTGCGCATGCGCGATGGCGGCGAGGTGGTGGAGAAATTCGAGCTCGACCGCATGTGTTTTGCGGTGATGCTCGGCGGCGCAGATGGGCGGACGCTTTACATGGTCGTCAACGAATGGACCGGTTCGGTGGACGTGACCAGGCCCACCGGCCGGGTCTTTTCCACCCGCGTCAGCGTGCCCCATGCCGGATACCCCTGA
- a CDS encoding Abi-alpha family protein gives MGEKLDEAKAAATTQIAKTAEKGLDLLSGAGKFFDQVLGEGLRHVGGSFTDWAAVFRYENAFKLADKIEAIHAARGITSAKRSIEPRLAIPLIQASTMESDEELQTLWAGMIANATDPNLTTNARRDFVTLLSALEPIDLRCLLAISEHMTTTAGKSVVQTWSAVPNESERPKRNITWLCSVLGKDPDLIKISVESLERQGLIVDRTDDPDDDFAGQIIVPVTHKEADLWLSYTGEALLSACKA, from the coding sequence ATGGGTGAAAAATTAGATGAAGCTAAGGCTGCTGCGACAACGCAGATAGCCAAAACAGCAGAGAAAGGCTTAGATCTACTGAGTGGTGCCGGAAAATTCTTCGATCAAGTATTGGGTGAGGGCCTCCGACATGTAGGAGGAAGTTTCACAGATTGGGCCGCAGTGTTTCGGTATGAGAATGCTTTCAAACTTGCTGACAAGATTGAAGCCATTCACGCCGCGCGCGGAATAACGTCAGCGAAGCGATCAATTGAACCACGCTTAGCAATACCCCTCATCCAGGCGTCCACTATGGAGAGCGACGAGGAGCTGCAAACGCTGTGGGCGGGTATGATTGCAAATGCCACTGACCCAAACCTCACAACTAATGCCAGACGCGATTTTGTCACACTCCTTTCGGCTCTCGAGCCTATAGACCTGAGGTGTCTGCTGGCAATTAGCGAACACATGACCACCACGGCAGGTAAGAGTGTTGTCCAAACCTGGTCGGCCGTTCCAAATGAAAGTGAGCGGCCCAAGAGAAACATAACCTGGCTTTGCTCAGTGCTGGGTAAAGACCCTGATCTCATCAAGATCAGCGTCGAAAGTCTTGAACGGCAAGGGTTAATAGTAGATCGAACTGACGATCCCGATGATGATTTTGCCGGGCAAATAATCGTTCCGGTTACCCACAAAGAGGCCGACTTGTGGCTATCTTATACAGGCGAGGCATTGCTTAGCGCCTGCAAGGCGTAG
- a CDS encoding Y-family DNA polymerase yields the protein MEFQASLLATTITPASRRRFLVLFLPTWPTDYLKRVDRGLASPLALYERIKGGLRISALDSEAGRAGIRMGQSVADARALVPSLVVQEMNRPLLEAGFADFADWHSNASPLVAVMEDISRFGDLVLDITGVAHLFGDERAMLRELLTRLRMLGYTVAGAIAPTIGAAWGISHFARSQVVEDEALAGLVDALPVAALRLSEAQIASLTQMGLTTIGQLRQRPRKPLQARFGQSLLTRIDQAYGLIEERMTPRLPLAEQHVERRFAEPIGLMDDVLACAHDLAIRLAHQLEATGQGAQAFHLFLYRVDHKVMTLSVNSARVTRNPQHICQLFEHRSERLQGEYDAGFGIDMIRLAASSLDTLEPNQLGVFSAEDGTEDLAQLNDRMASRLGAMAVLRTQLIASHLPERAARLVPSQAMAEIATLPQPGLNRPLRLLPAPEPVLISAEVPDGLPASMIWRRQSYRLVRGAGPERLGAEWWRKEERLLLVPPSEPEDPSQAEKPGIAPYMPDLPVHEAEAQTRDYYRVEDEEGRRFWVFRLGFYGGPRMPTWYLQGFFA from the coding sequence ATGGAATTTCAAGCTTCACTCCTCGCAACGACGATCACCCCCGCCAGTCGACGACGCTTTCTGGTGCTGTTTCTTCCAACCTGGCCGACCGACTACCTCAAGCGGGTTGATCGCGGTCTAGCTTCGCCATTGGCGCTTTACGAAAGAATCAAAGGCGGGCTGAGAATTTCGGCCCTCGACAGCGAAGCCGGACGGGCTGGCATTAGGATGGGACAAAGCGTAGCCGATGCGCGAGCATTGGTGCCCAGTCTGGTCGTGCAGGAAATGAACCGCCCGCTGCTGGAAGCCGGCTTTGCCGATTTCGCGGACTGGCATTCCAATGCCAGTCCCCTTGTCGCCGTCATGGAGGATATCAGCCGCTTCGGTGACCTGGTGCTCGACATTACCGGGGTTGCCCATCTGTTTGGTGACGAGCGTGCCATGCTGCGCGAGTTGCTCACAAGATTGCGCATGCTGGGTTATACGGTGGCGGGTGCTATCGCTCCCACCATAGGGGCGGCCTGGGGCATCAGCCATTTTGCTCGAAGCCAGGTGGTCGAGGACGAGGCCCTGGCCGGGCTTGTCGATGCCTTGCCAGTTGCGGCATTGCGGCTGAGTGAGGCTCAGATTGCGTCACTCACGCAGATGGGCCTTACAACAATAGGGCAATTACGACAGCGCCCGCGCAAGCCGTTACAGGCCAGGTTTGGCCAATCCCTACTGACCCGGATCGATCAGGCCTATGGCTTAATCGAAGAACGAATGACGCCTCGTTTGCCGCTCGCCGAGCAGCATGTCGAGCGGCGCTTCGCCGAGCCGATCGGGTTGATGGACGATGTGCTGGCCTGTGCCCACGATCTTGCCATCAGGCTTGCTCATCAACTGGAAGCCACAGGGCAGGGGGCACAAGCCTTTCACCTGTTTCTGTATCGTGTCGACCACAAGGTTATGACGCTCTCGGTCAATTCCGCCCGCGTTACGCGAAACCCGCAGCATATTTGCCAGCTATTCGAGCACAGGTCAGAGCGGCTCCAGGGAGAATACGACGCCGGTTTCGGCATCGACATGATCCGGTTGGCCGCCAGTTCTCTGGACACACTCGAGCCGAACCAGCTCGGCGTATTCAGTGCGGAAGACGGAACCGAGGACCTCGCCCAGCTCAATGATCGCATGGCGAGTCGCCTGGGTGCGATGGCTGTGTTGCGCACACAGTTGATAGCCAGTCACCTCCCCGAACGAGCAGCCAGGCTGGTGCCCAGCCAGGCAATGGCCGAAATCGCTACGTTACCCCAGCCAGGCCTCAACCGGCCACTGCGTCTCCTGCCGGCGCCCGAACCGGTATTGATCAGTGCCGAAGTTCCCGATGGCCTACCGGCGTCCATGATCTGGCGTCGTCAATCCTACCGGCTGGTGAGGGGCGCCGGTCCGGAGCGGCTGGGTGCAGAATGGTGGCGAAAGGAAGAACGGCTTCTGCTTGTGCCTCCATCAGAACCCGAGGATCCCTCACAAGCCGAAAAGCCCGGCATTGCCCCCTATATGCCTGACTTGCCCGTTCACGAAGCCGAGGCGCAGACCCGAGACTATTACCGGGTTGAAGACGAGGAAGGACGCCGTTTTTGGGTCTTCCGCCTGGGATTTTACGGCGGTCCTCGCATGCCAACCTGGTATCTGCAGGGCTTTTTTGCATGA
- a CDS encoding chloramphenicol phosphotransferase CPT family protein, which yields MTGRIVILNGAPRSGKSSIAAAMQQSLPGRWINLGVDAQNRMLPPSLLPGIGLRPGGERPDLEPSVVALFSALYDSIAAHADQGFDVVADLGHHDVYSTPLGILPACARRMTGYGVLFVGVHCPIEVIMARRNADPQGLYLGGDTVPEPVRRWQEAVHAHADYDITVDTGTSSPQDCVHTIAAELADPPRPSAFQRLAMIPPPSAPAAGRA from the coding sequence ATGACCGGCCGCATCGTCATTCTCAACGGCGCGCCGCGCTCGGGCAAATCGTCGATCGCCGCCGCGATGCAGCAGAGCCTGCCCGGCCGCTGGATCAACCTGGGCGTCGATGCGCAGAACCGCATGCTGCCGCCGTCCCTGTTGCCGGGGATCGGCCTGCGGCCCGGCGGCGAGCGGCCCGACCTCGAGCCCTCGGTCGTGGCGCTCTTTTCGGCCCTCTATGATTCCATCGCCGCCCATGCCGACCAGGGCTTCGATGTGGTGGCAGACCTGGGTCACCACGACGTCTATTCGACGCCGCTGGGCATCCTGCCCGCCTGCGCCCGGCGCATGACGGGTTATGGCGTGCTGTTTGTCGGCGTCCACTGCCCCATAGAGGTCATCATGGCGCGCCGCAATGCCGATCCGCAGGGCCTCTATCTAGGCGGCGACACTGTCCCCGAACCGGTGCGGCGCTGGCAGGAAGCGGTGCATGCGCACGCAGATTACGACATCACGGTCGATACGGGGACAAGTTCACCCCAGGACTGCGTCCACACCATCGCGGCGGAGCTGGCCGACCCGCCCCGCCCCAGCGCCTTCCAGCGGCTGGCTATGATCCCGCCCCCATCCGCGCCAGCAGCCGGTCGCGCTTGA
- a CDS encoding ImuA family protein, whose product MGIGAMSSPDQQQRLRALRETIADIERKPALAEARARVETQEGQFPNLAGGLLQEVFTDDLRNAGASLGFALAQARGLLTSRRVAIVYIQLAAEAQKLGMPYGPGLIHFGLDPAALVMVRPGSAAELLWAAEEALACRAVAGVVADISSRQKLLDFTSSRRLSLRAAEAGSSMFLLRYGQWREASAAHLRWHLLPSRSERKKYDERAPGGLRWHVRLERGSLVRQHAEWVLGWTENGISSFTPRNDDHPRQSTTLSGAVSSNLADRLPQAG is encoded by the coding sequence TTGGGGATTGGCGCGATGTCTTCGCCCGACCAGCAACAGCGCCTCCGCGCGCTGCGGGAGACCATTGCCGATATCGAACGCAAGCCGGCTCTGGCCGAGGCGCGGGCCCGGGTTGAAACCCAGGAAGGGCAGTTCCCCAATCTGGCGGGCGGATTGTTGCAGGAAGTGTTCACCGATGATCTTCGCAATGCGGGGGCAAGCCTTGGTTTTGCCTTGGCGCAGGCTCGGGGATTGCTGACTTCGCGGCGCGTTGCCATCGTCTATATCCAGTTGGCTGCCGAGGCCCAGAAACTTGGCATGCCCTATGGTCCCGGGCTGATCCACTTCGGCCTTGATCCTGCTGCACTGGTCATGGTGCGTCCGGGGAGCGCTGCCGAACTGCTCTGGGCGGCAGAAGAGGCGTTGGCCTGCCGGGCGGTGGCAGGCGTTGTTGCCGATATTTCCAGCCGGCAGAAGCTGCTCGATTTCACGTCGAGCCGGCGTCTCAGCCTGCGGGCGGCAGAAGCGGGGAGCTCGATGTTTCTCCTGCGCTACGGGCAATGGCGAGAGGCAAGTGCAGCGCATTTGCGATGGCATCTGCTGCCGAGTCGAAGCGAGCGGAAGAAATATGACGAAAGGGCGCCTGGCGGGCTGCGCTGGCATGTCCGGCTCGAGCGGGGATCTCTCGTCAGACAGCACGCCGAATGGGTGTTGGGATGGACCGAAAATGGAATTTCAAGCTTCACTCCTCGCAACGACGATCACCCCCGCCAGTCGACGACGCTTTCTGGTGCTGTTTCTTCCAACCTGGCCGACCGACTACCTCAAGCGGGTTGA
- the ppa gene encoding inorganic diphosphatase: MNIDAIPTGKNPPDDLNVIIEVPMGGEPIKYEIDKASGALFVDRFLYTPMRYPGNYGFVPHTLCGDGDPLDVIVMNSRPLVPGAVVRCRPIGVLFMEDDGGQDEKILAVPVQKLTRMYDAIKDIGDMQEIQVERVKHFFTHYKDLEPGKWAKISHVGGYEDARKVILDSIEMARNAK; the protein is encoded by the coding sequence ATGAACATCGACGCCATCCCGACCGGCAAGAATCCCCCCGACGACCTCAACGTCATCATCGAAGTGCCCATGGGCGGCGAGCCGATCAAGTACGAAATCGACAAGGCCAGCGGTGCCCTGTTCGTCGATCGCTTCCTCTATACGCCGATGCGTTACCCGGGCAATTACGGCTTCGTGCCTCATACCCTGTGCGGCGATGGCGACCCGCTCGACGTCATCGTGATGAATTCGCGCCCCCTGGTGCCCGGCGCCGTCGTGCGCTGCCGCCCGATCGGCGTGCTGTTCATGGAAGACGATGGCGGCCAGGACGAGAAAATCCTCGCCGTGCCCGTGCAGAAGCTCACCCGCATGTATGACGCCATCAAGGATATCGGCGACATGCAGGAAATCCAGGTCGAGCGCGTGAAGCACTTCTTCACCCACTACAAGGATCTCGAGCCCGGCAAGTGGGCCAAGATCAGCCATGTCGGCGGCTACGAGGACGCCAGGAAGGTGATCCTGGATTCCATCGAAATGGCCAGGAACGCCAAGTAG